The following proteins are encoded in a genomic region of Sneathiella marina:
- a CDS encoding sensor histidine kinase NtrY-like, with the protein MTQTQQVKMKSGFPLLRWASKIGLGPKTSFFVAMLAIASGIATYQSLTIENPVYTRLLLIADIVFVVLLAVVICHRLIRMWRKGQVGGSGSQMHRRIVRLFSLIAVAPALMVALFSALFFNIYFQKHFSDPVNTAVSESLVVADAYIKEHIQNIRSDVFAMAAQINRAPPQILENRARFGAYLSDQVIARNLSEAVVIDGAQTVIAQSELSFALEFDEISPATFNDAREQDVVITTTGNDDQVRALIRLDRLLDGYLYVSRFIEPRVLGHLERTRAAAAEYRELKDEGFGIQIQFAAVFFIISLMVVLAAVWFGLVIASRLVGPIEDLVKAAERVRAGDLMTKVDEHRAYDEMATLSRAFNRMTGQLLTQRKELEETNDKLDERRRFMEAVLSGVSAGVIGVDKNGLINLPNRTATELLGLKSQELIGQPFADVVPQMGFLLDEIRDRPYRVAESQVQLQTGGIHRHLLVRVAAEISGSGLQGFVVTLDEITDLVSAQRMAAWGDIARRIAHEIKNPLTPIQLSAERIKRKYGKQIVDDIDVFNQCTDTIIRQVGDIGQMVDEFSSFARMPTPKFSPENLVELAGQAVFLQKVAHPEIDYVFNDVSIPMTYDCDASQINRVITNLLQNSADAIAGRDGPADNLERGSITVEIFRKNDNFVLQVTDNGRGLPEKDRSRLTEPYVTHRDKGTGLGLAIVTKIIEEHGGTLTMMDAPNGKGAQVQAAFPTNEIRLRTGND; encoded by the coding sequence GTGACACAAACACAACAGGTTAAAATGAAATCCGGGTTTCCGTTGCTGCGATGGGCGAGCAAGATAGGTCTTGGCCCGAAGACGTCCTTCTTCGTGGCCATGCTGGCCATTGCCAGTGGCATAGCCACTTACCAGTCCCTGACCATCGAAAACCCGGTTTACACGCGTCTTTTGCTGATTGCCGATATTGTATTTGTCGTCTTGCTGGCTGTTGTGATCTGTCACCGGTTGATCCGCATGTGGCGTAAAGGGCAGGTAGGCGGATCGGGCAGCCAGATGCATCGCCGGATTGTTCGGCTTTTTTCTCTGATCGCGGTGGCGCCGGCGCTGATGGTGGCGCTGTTTTCCGCCTTGTTCTTTAACATCTATTTTCAGAAACATTTCTCGGACCCGGTGAATACGGCGGTTTCGGAATCGCTCGTGGTTGCCGATGCCTATATTAAGGAACATATTCAGAATATCCGCTCCGATGTGTTTGCCATGGCCGCACAGATTAACCGGGCGCCGCCTCAGATTTTGGAAAACAGAGCCCGTTTCGGCGCCTATTTGAGCGATCAGGTAATTGCCCGCAATCTAAGCGAGGCTGTGGTTATTGACGGTGCGCAAACTGTCATTGCCCAGTCTGAATTGAGCTTTGCCCTGGAATTTGATGAAATTTCTCCCGCGACCTTTAATGACGCGCGCGAACAGGATGTGGTTATCACGACCACCGGGAATGATGACCAGGTGCGGGCTTTGATCCGGTTGGATCGCTTGCTGGACGGGTATTTGTATGTAAGCCGTTTTATTGAGCCCCGGGTTCTGGGACATCTGGAACGCACCCGGGCCGCCGCCGCCGAGTACCGGGAACTGAAAGATGAAGGCTTTGGTATTCAAATTCAGTTCGCAGCGGTTTTCTTTATTATTTCGCTGATGGTGGTCCTGGCGGCAGTGTGGTTCGGCCTGGTGATCGCCTCCCGCCTGGTGGGTCCGATCGAGGATCTGGTTAAAGCGGCGGAACGGGTTCGGGCGGGTGACTTGATGACCAAGGTGGATGAACATCGGGCCTATGATGAAATGGCGACTTTGTCACGGGCCTTTAACCGGATGACCGGGCAGCTGCTGACCCAGCGCAAAGAGCTTGAAGAGACCAACGACAAACTGGATGAAAGGCGCCGGTTTATGGAGGCTGTGCTCTCCGGTGTTTCAGCAGGAGTGATCGGTGTCGATAAAAACGGGTTGATCAATTTACCGAACCGAACCGCAACGGAACTTCTCGGCCTCAAATCCCAGGAGCTCATTGGTCAGCCTTTCGCCGATGTGGTACCGCAAATGGGCTTTCTACTGGATGAGATCAGGGACCGGCCCTACCGTGTTGCGGAAAGTCAGGTGCAATTGCAGACGGGGGGCATTCACCGGCATTTGCTCGTTCGTGTGGCCGCCGAGATTTCCGGCAGTGGACTGCAGGGATTTGTCGTCACGCTGGATGAGATCACCGATCTGGTCTCCGCCCAGCGAATGGCCGCCTGGGGAGATATTGCCCGCCGCATTGCCCATGAAATCAAGAACCCGCTTACGCCCATTCAACTCTCTGCCGAACGAATTAAACGTAAATATGGCAAGCAGATCGTCGATGATATTGATGTTTTTAATCAATGTACCGATACGATTATCCGGCAAGTTGGCGATATCGGTCAGATGGTGGATGAGTTTTCGTCCTTCGCCCGAATGCCGACCCCAAAATTCAGCCCGGAAAATCTGGTCGAGCTTGCCGGGCAAGCCGTCTTTTTACAAAAAGTTGCCCATCCTGAAATCGACTATGTTTTCAATGACGTTTCCATACCCATGACCTATGACTGTGATGCATCGCAAATTAACCGGGTTATTACAAACCTGCTGCAAAATAGCGCCGATGCCATTGCCGGTCGGGACGGTCCGGCAGACAATCTTGAAAGAGGCTCGATCACGGTCGAAATTTTTCGGAAAAACGACAATTTCGTCCTTCAGGTTACGGATAATGGACGCGGCCTGCCGGAAAAAGACCGCAGTCGCTTGACCGAGCCTTATGTTACGCACCGTGACAAGGGAACCGGGCTGGGCCTGGCGATCGTTACCAAAATTATCGAAGAACATGGGGGCACGCTCACCATGATGGATGCACCGAACGGGAAGGGCGCGCAAGTCCAAGCCGCCTTTCCTACCAATGAAATAAGATTAAGAACAGGGAATGACTGA